A single region of the Carassius gibelio isolate Cgi1373 ecotype wild population from Czech Republic chromosome A14, carGib1.2-hapl.c, whole genome shotgun sequence genome encodes:
- the LOC128027266 gene encoding heparan-sulfate 6-O-sulfotransferase 2 isoform X1, whose translation MDEKSYYSRLLIVLLMVLCFGVIVLQYICPTSDCQLLHLVSLSSRLGSRAPGNRMNGAGAGDPYSSEDGALVRFVPRFNFTSKDLNRAVDFNIKGDDVIVFLHIQKTGGTTFGRHLVRNIQLERPCECHAGQKKCTCYRPGKRDTWLFSRFSTGWSCGLHADWTELTNCVPSFMVSRESQERRRTPSRNYYYITILRDPVWRYLSEWRHVQRGATWKASKHMCDSRLPTVSELPSCYTGDDWSGCSLEEFMVCPYNLANNRQTRMLADLSLVGCYNLSVMSESQRWAMLLESAKRNLRNMAFFGLTEYQRKTQYLFEHTFRLSFITPFTQLNGTRAASVEVEPETQRRIRELNQWDVELYEYARDLFLQRFQYARQQERREARQRRLEERRKLRAKVKSWWGVTGKAVFKSTKEPPMTEQSPAFLEEKQADAGQTLESETEGQVNWLEDDDSETILDYLENVEQWR comes from the exons ATGGATGAAAAATCCTACTACAGCCGGCTCCTCATCGTACTCCTGATGGTCCTGTGTTTCGGCGTTATTGTATTACAGTACATCTGCCCTACGTCCGACTGCCAGTTGCTTCACCTGGTATCATTGTCCTCGAGACTGGGAAGCCGCGCGCCCGGGAATCGCATGAACGGAGCCGGTGCGGGAGATCCGTACAGCTCGGAGGACGGTGCGTTGGTTCGATTCGTGCCTCGTTTTAATTTCACATCCAAAGACCTTAATCGCGCTGTAGACTTCAACATCAAGGGGGACGATGTTATAGTGTTCCTCCACATTCAGAAAACTGGGGGGACCACGTTCGGCCGTCACCTCGTCCGCAACATCCAGCTGGAGAGGCCGTGCGAGTGCCATGCGGGCCAGAAGAAGTGTACCTGCTACCGGCCGGGCAAACGGGACACCTGGCTGTTCTCCCGGTTCTCCACCGGCTGGAGCTGCGGGCTGCACGCGGACTGGACGGAGCTCACCAACTGCGTGCCCTCCTTCATGGTCAGCCGAGAGTCTCAGGAGAGACGCAGGACTCCCAG TAGAAACTACTATTACATCACGATCTTGAGGGATCCGGTGTGGCGGTACCTGAGCGAATGGAGGCATGTTCAGCGTGGTGCCACCTGGAAGGCCTCTAAACACATGTGTGACAGCCGTTTACCCACTGTGTCTGAGCTGCCTAGCTGTTACACTGGTGACGACTGGTCGGGTTGTTCGTTGGAGGAATTCATGGTGTGTCCTTACAACCTGGCCAACAACAGACAGACCCGTATGCTGGCCGACCTCAGCCTGGTGGGCTGCTATAACCTCTCCGTCATGAGTGAGAGCCAGCGGTGGGCCATGCTATTGGAAAGTGCCAAGCGCAACTTGCGTAACATGGCCTTTTTCGGTCTGACTGAATATCAGCGTAAGACGCAGTACCTTTTTGAGCACACGTTCCGCCTGTCCTTCATCACACCATTCACGCAGCTCAACGGCACGCGTGCTGCAAGCGTAGAAGTGGAGCCGGAGACCCAGCGCAGGATTCGAGAGCTTAACCAGTGGGACGTGGAGCTGTACGAATACGCACGGGACCTTTTCCTCCAGCGCTTCCAGTACGCCAGGCAGCAGGAGCGCAGGGAGGCCCGGCAGCGACGCCTGGAGGAGAGGCGCAAGTTACGTGCCAAGGTGAAGTCTTGGTGGGGGGTGACTGGAAAAGCTGTTTTTAAATCCACCAAGGAGCCCCCAATGACAGAACAATCTCCCGCTTTCTTGGAAGAAAAACAGGCAGATGCTGGACAAACACTGGAGAGCGAGACAGAAGGACAGGTCAACTGGTTAGAGGACGATGACAGTGAAACTATATTGGACTATTTAGAAAACGTAGAGCAGTGGCGGTAG
- the LOC128027266 gene encoding heparan-sulfate 6-O-sulfotransferase 2 isoform X2 has translation MDEKSYYSRLLIVLLMVLCFGVIVLQYICPTSDCQLLHLVSLSSRLGSRAPGNRMNGAGAGDPYSSEDGALVRFVPRFNFTSKDLNRAVDFNIKGDDVIVFLHIQKTGGTTFGRHLVRNIQLERPCECHAGQKKCTCYRPGKRDTWLFSRFSTGWSCGLHADWTELTNCVPSFMVSRESQERRRTPRNYYYITILRDPVWRYLSEWRHVQRGATWKASKHMCDSRLPTVSELPSCYTGDDWSGCSLEEFMVCPYNLANNRQTRMLADLSLVGCYNLSVMSESQRWAMLLESAKRNLRNMAFFGLTEYQRKTQYLFEHTFRLSFITPFTQLNGTRAASVEVEPETQRRIRELNQWDVELYEYARDLFLQRFQYARQQERREARQRRLEERRKLRAKVKSWWGVTGKAVFKSTKEPPMTEQSPAFLEEKQADAGQTLESETEGQVNWLEDDDSETILDYLENVEQWR, from the exons ATGGATGAAAAATCCTACTACAGCCGGCTCCTCATCGTACTCCTGATGGTCCTGTGTTTCGGCGTTATTGTATTACAGTACATCTGCCCTACGTCCGACTGCCAGTTGCTTCACCTGGTATCATTGTCCTCGAGACTGGGAAGCCGCGCGCCCGGGAATCGCATGAACGGAGCCGGTGCGGGAGATCCGTACAGCTCGGAGGACGGTGCGTTGGTTCGATTCGTGCCTCGTTTTAATTTCACATCCAAAGACCTTAATCGCGCTGTAGACTTCAACATCAAGGGGGACGATGTTATAGTGTTCCTCCACATTCAGAAAACTGGGGGGACCACGTTCGGCCGTCACCTCGTCCGCAACATCCAGCTGGAGAGGCCGTGCGAGTGCCATGCGGGCCAGAAGAAGTGTACCTGCTACCGGCCGGGCAAACGGGACACCTGGCTGTTCTCCCGGTTCTCCACCGGCTGGAGCTGCGGGCTGCACGCGGACTGGACGGAGCTCACCAACTGCGTGCCCTCCTTCATGGTCAGCCGAGAGTCTCAGGAGAGACGCAGGACTCCCAG AAACTACTATTACATCACGATCTTGAGGGATCCGGTGTGGCGGTACCTGAGCGAATGGAGGCATGTTCAGCGTGGTGCCACCTGGAAGGCCTCTAAACACATGTGTGACAGCCGTTTACCCACTGTGTCTGAGCTGCCTAGCTGTTACACTGGTGACGACTGGTCGGGTTGTTCGTTGGAGGAATTCATGGTGTGTCCTTACAACCTGGCCAACAACAGACAGACCCGTATGCTGGCCGACCTCAGCCTGGTGGGCTGCTATAACCTCTCCGTCATGAGTGAGAGCCAGCGGTGGGCCATGCTATTGGAAAGTGCCAAGCGCAACTTGCGTAACATGGCCTTTTTCGGTCTGACTGAATATCAGCGTAAGACGCAGTACCTTTTTGAGCACACGTTCCGCCTGTCCTTCATCACACCATTCACGCAGCTCAACGGCACGCGTGCTGCAAGCGTAGAAGTGGAGCCGGAGACCCAGCGCAGGATTCGAGAGCTTAACCAGTGGGACGTGGAGCTGTACGAATACGCACGGGACCTTTTCCTCCAGCGCTTCCAGTACGCCAGGCAGCAGGAGCGCAGGGAGGCCCGGCAGCGACGCCTGGAGGAGAGGCGCAAGTTACGTGCCAAGGTGAAGTCTTGGTGGGGGGTGACTGGAAAAGCTGTTTTTAAATCCACCAAGGAGCCCCCAATGACAGAACAATCTCCCGCTTTCTTGGAAGAAAAACAGGCAGATGCTGGACAAACACTGGAGAGCGAGACAGAAGGACAGGTCAACTGGTTAGAGGACGATGACAGTGAAACTATATTGGACTATTTAGAAAACGTAGAGCAGTGGCGGTAG